A region of the Alligator mississippiensis isolate rAllMis1 chromosome 5, rAllMis1, whole genome shotgun sequence genome:
TAAGATCTATTTTTTATCCTGGAGAGATACTGTTCTTCATCACAagtaaatagattcatagattgtaaggccggaagggaccttggaagatcatcgggtccagccccctgcactaagcaggaaagataactgggggtcaggtgaccccagcaaggtgaccgtctggtctcctcttgaagatttccagggtaggtgattacaccacctcaggagggagtttatttcatagtctggacatcctgactatgaagaagtttttcctaatgttgaacctgaattggtcttccaggagtttgtggccattactcctagttttccccttgggtgccctggtgaacagttgctaaccaagcccttgatgtactcccctagtgtagcagcaagctgctaccaggtcccctctctgccttcttttcttcaggctgaagagtcccagatccctcagccttttcttcatatGGTTTGCcttgtaagactctgatcatacagatggctctttggactctctcaagctggcaaagggtagattcaggctagatatcaggaggcgctacttcatggtcagggcagctaggatctggaaccaactttcaagagaagtgatgctggctcctaccctgggggtctttaagaggagggtaGATTAACTCCTTGCTggtgtcgtttgaccccagttctctttcctgccatggcagggggtcggacttgatgatctgctcaggtcccttccgaccctacaaactatgaaactaagcttgtccatgtccttattaaagtgtggtgccaagaactggatgcagtacttcagctgcggtctcaccagtgctgagtagagccgAAGAATTACCtccttagttttgctggagatgcattgattgattcATGCCagtgtattatttgccctactggctacagcgtcacactgctggctcatattcatactgttgtttattattacccccaggtccctttcattcgtggtgctaaaTGAAAAGAGAATATAGGTTTATAATGTTAGAAAGTTAACACCTAGTGCCCAAATCACAGGCTTTTCTTAAGAGAACAAGGAGATCAGGATTTAAGTGAGTGTATTTGCTTTGAGTTGGCTAGGAAGTTTCGCAGATTATCCCAGTGAAATTCCGTATGGATGATTTCTTTGTAGAGTAACGTATAGGCAATTGGAGTTTGAAATAGGCATTTCAACTGATTTCTATGGTAGTGGTACACCCTGCTGCCTTAGTGAGCTTCGGCCTAGAATTAATGTTAAATGGGATCTTCAGCAATAACAGAAGAGGGATGTTTATGCAATTTGCGTATGCGCACATGAAAAATGCTTATTTGTAAAAGCATCCATGTTTTCCCTCATTTCGTAGTAGTGTGTTCCTCATGCAGGTTTTTTTAGCAATGACCTTGTTAGTCTATGCAATGGATTATGCAAAAACAAATGAGCAGTGATTTGCTGTTCTCTGAAACAGATTTTGCCAGGGGTGCTTAACTGTCTTTTGCTAAACATGACttcttttaattaaacaaaaagaTTGTATTTTTGCAGTCATTACAataaaaaaggaatttttaagAATCCATCTAGATGTTTGTAATAAGATCAGTCATGTAGCATATAGGTATAACAGGCAGTCCCTAACCCCTGTTATTTTGAGTGAGAGGTAAAGGCAGCATTATGTGGTTGCAAGACTGCTAGCAGCTAAAATGGTACCAGCTACAAAGAGACAAGCAGCAGAAAGGAGTTAAGAGTCATAGCTTGAAGACCGTAACAAGCTACCAACCACTTACCTGGAGAAGACATGAATATGATAAGGTGCTGAACTGCAGGTATCTATTTAAgtggtggctgtggcagggctTTTGGGCTAATGAAACCCCCTGGACCCACTTAAGAAAGCTGGAGTCATGTGACCAGAATGGTTGAAACCTGGTGCTCTATAAGCCTAGCTCTTGAGCCAGAGCAGGCTTTTGAGCTTAGGACACGGGAGAGAGAAGAGCTCCCTGAAGTTTGCAGCAGAACATGGCCACTGGCAGCAGTAGCACAGGGACATGGCCGAACGTCCAGGATGCACAGGTAGCGGCAACTCCTGGTTCCTGCCATGATAGTGATCGTGtttgcagccacatggctgctggaaccagctgtttttttttcaccTCGCACccccaagtcagcacctggggcagtccTCCTGTTCGTCCTGCCCTCATTACACCACTGCCTGGCAGCCTTGGAGAAAGAGTCCCTGGGAGTGCTGAGTGATCCCCTAAGTGTGCTTGGAGGGGACCAAAGCTATGGGGGGTTGGTGCCAGCCAGCAGCAAGCAAGAAACCTATAAGGTAGGAAGCCAGCTGGAAGTGAAAGGAAGAGCCTTAGGGAAAGGCAAACCTAGGCTTATTGCTGGGTTACATGTATAGGGAAGAGCCCTGGAAAGGGCAACCCCAAGCTATAGGTGAAAATGGGGGATTGTCTAGGGAAGGGCAACCCCCAGGTTAGATGAACATTGAGATGACAGCCATGAGGCATGGGGTGACTAGTAAGGGGTGAATGGAGGCCACATGGGGCACCCTGGTGAAGGTACTCTGGAACATTTCCTTCTACCAAGAAAGGTTGCCCCATGAACCACTCCAAGCATCTAGCAGAGGATGCTGTGTTACACAGAACTGAGGATGGCCAGTAGGAGGCAATttgagcccaggggctgcaatgGAGACAGTTGAGGTTGGATCAGGGGCCTGTGAAACTCGGGAAGGGCTGTGACTAGATGTGGCTCATGGTACTATGTTAAAGGGAATAGGCAGGCAAATTTATTTGGGTAGatgttgatatcttttatcagactaactgagtagttggaaaaaagttttttgcaaactttcggggacaagcacccttcttcaggcattgggagactctgctgctgttctgagatctccaaggtaggAAAGAAGCCAATGTTGAAGGGGAAGCAGTTGAAGGGGAAACAGGCCTTGGAGAaactgtgcagggcaggggcagagaagcACTGAGGACTATGCTGAGGGGAAGAAGAGCCCTAAGGACTGTGCCAAGAGGGAAAGCACATAAAGGGGCTTCTCTGACTTCTAAAGGCACCCCCACTCTCTCCAATCCATCATGACATTTAACATTGGCTGGCAGGAAATAAGATGTGCTACAGAGGCCAGAGAGCATAGCAAGCTAATCTGACTGCCAAGGGGCAGCCAACTCCAGGGTCAGAGCCCCAAACCTGCTAAAGTAGTTAGCTGAAATAAAGTAGTATATAAATAACATCTGATGAATTGGAGCATGATAATGTAAGTGTGTTTCTGAAATACACAACCAACACATAGTAAGAACCTCAAAAAGAGAGATTGGATATTTATCACTGAGGCAAAAATGTGAAGACCAAGTTGtgacaggcaaagttctttgggtgaatccgatatcttttattagattaacttaaatagttggaaaataacataagatatcagattcacccaaagaaccttgtctgcctatgtccttagaccaaaacagctacaacctataccccaagATCATGTTGTAGAGTTCTAAATATCAAAGGATTTATTCTAATAGtgattgaggggaaaaaaagcatttttcttgCTAGCAGCATAAATATGGGAAGCACAGTAGGAAGAGGCAACAACCTGTAACTGCTCTGTTAACCCCCTGTTAAGCAGGTTACCTaaactgctggcttctgcaggcaggctTTTGCTCCCTGAGAAGCTCCTCCACCAGTCCTTTTAACGTATTACAGTCTTTAGGcaacaaataaaccaaaaaataaacaaaacaaaatgaaaactctTCTGCCCTGTTCTGAGTGATTGAGGAggagccctttggctctggcTCCCATCACGGCAGCCTGGCCCCGTTCTTATAGCAAGCAGTTTCATTCACAGTTTGCTTCTTCCCCTTCTGTTTACTCTTCTGGAAGATTTTTAAGCTCTGAGCAGGACAGTCCCTGGCTATCCAAgggtatttttacacatgtaagcacttcagcaccaggcactttgaaaGGCGCCTGGTTGTATACGCAGCAAAATgcgtgtcagcactgagaaagtggcggcggtgcacttttgaactaaaacacctcgggggggtgctttagttaaaaaaaacgTACCACTGCCATTCTCTCTGCACTGAcacgcatttcaccacttatacaattgcatgtggcacagtgcagtgcacgtcagctcacatgcagagcagactcgattaatcaagtctgctccaaagcagatcCCCAACACATCGCAGGACAGAAAGGTAGGTATATAAATGCCCCAGATGCCCTGCAGCTAGCCTCTCAACATGGTTGAGTGTTCCCTCTTAAAGGAAAAGACCACCCTGTTACAtcccctagctgctggctggtgGTGAACAGTTCCTTCCTCAGCAGCAAGGGCTGTCCCAGGATCAGCCTAAGGGatactgctgctactgcagttGTCCACGACCAGCCAGGGGATTAATGGAGCAACCACAGGGTGTTGTTCCTTCCTGCTGCAgttacatctctctctctctctctctttctctctttctctctctctctctctctagatagagatatagatatatcgatagagatatagatatcgatagagatagatagatatataaataaaattatagaaagttagggtttgaagggacctcaggaggtcatctagtccaacctccttgcacaaagcagggccagccccagctagatcatcccacccaaacaTATGCTGCTGGCAAGCAAGAAAATACAGTGCAACTGTGCCCTGGAACACCCACAAGCCCAGCCCTAGGTGCCCTAGAAAGCAGACTGCATgcagccagctccatccccaGCAGGCAGACTGCACCTGCAGCCCCAAGTGAGGCAGTGTACACTGAGGTAGGCACTCCTGTCTTTCACTTGAGCcatgcaccccaatttccagCGGTTTATTTTTTGCAGGGGAAAAGTATGCTGTGCAAGAAAACATGCTTTGGGAGTTTGGCTCTTTAAAAGTATGGTAAATCCTTCTAATAATGTGTTTGTCATTCAGATGCTAAAGCAGCACAGGGATTATTTAACTTGTTGAATTAATGAAGCCTTTCTAGATTAAAATACCTAGTTTAGTAATGTCTTTTTCTTTGAATCAAACAAATGAGCATCTGTTGTATACTTAGCAGAAATAAAGCAAACCTTTGTAACTAATGGTTCTGTAGTAAAAACATTAGTTATAGTTGCAAAGACATTAGCATAGATCACATTTTTGCCACCTCATGCATATAAATATTTGGACAGTTACGAGCAATTACAAAAAGAGGTGTATGATGATACTGTTCTTGTAACCTGTCCTATAGGTACTATCAGCTGTGGACAGCAAGACACggcctttgtttgttttttttattatgtatttACAATCTATCAAACCCATAGAAGTGACATTTGTAAGAAAATATTAACATGAAATAAGTCAAAAGACAAATGTTCTACCAATAAGACATTTTCTGTTGCCATTTTATGAAAGCTGCAGAATAACTTCCTATTTAACTTCATTTCTTTTCTAAGGTGGCAATTCAGATGCTTGTATTATTTCAGTTAATAGATTTATGTTTTTACAACAAAATTCTTCTCCCTTatacagaaaattatttttttgtgcTGTCCCAGAATACAAATGCAGCTGCATTTTTGCAGTGTCTTAGAGGTATTACATAATTTAATATGCTTTTCCTTGCAGTGTGGAGGGTCAAACTTTTACACCGTCTCATCAACTTATGCCTTCTAGACATACACACCAACAGCCTTATTCATCTGCTCCAGGTAACAGCTTTGCACCCAGGCTTGTTCAGTTGATTGTTTTATGAACTAAATTACATTCATCATATTAATATTCTTGTAAATGTTCTTCATGAGGAATTCTTGGCTTCATTGGGAGAGTCACAGATGGAAGCTTAAGATTGggcctataattttttttaaataggtgtaCCTTGGTAagtgctttttgcaaaaaaaaaaattgcctctaTCCATTTAATGGAGCTTGGTTTCTGTTTTGACTATGTGGAACATGGCTTGTACCCATTATTGTATAGCATAATGAACATTTTTATGGAGCAATAAAATTACCTTTATTTTCTAAGGGATGGGTATAGTGTGCACAGTGGAATTCATTAACATGATTGATATCCTGTTGTTCACATTAAAGTAAAAAgcaatttaaacaaaacaaaacagaaaacaaaatcaaagctTGATCACTTGCTACTGTATGACTAATTAAAGTAACTGATTTGTTATACTAATTTGAGCTcacttaaaaatgtttttccaagtATTTCCATAAGTATTAACTTGGATacattgctttattttaatttcaattaGGAGTTATTAGAAGGTCCACATCTATGTCATATATGGATGGGTATGTAGGAACTTGGCCCAAAGAGAAAAGGTGAGTAATCATTATATAGGAGGTGTTTTAAGAAATAATGATCTATAGCTGTCATCATTTGGACTTTCAGTAGGCCTTTGAGAAAGTTCACCCAAGAGACTTGGAGAATCAAGTactcagaaaaaagaaaagcaatattGTGTATTAGAAACTTGCTAACAGAAAATTGAACAGGAATAAATGTGAGTTTTCAACATTTGCAAGAGATGGGGACAGCTCCAACATTTTGTAATGGATGCGTGGTGTTAAATATACTTTATCTTACCTGATTCTAAGATGACTTTCAACTTAAGATGAACTCCCCacaataattacattctgtatGTGGGAAATTTTATATATTTGTTAAAAtctttcatatatagaatctaattattggagcgTCATCTTAAAtgcatctccctccctcccccactgcagcagagaaagTAGTGCCagggaggtgagggaggggaggcagtagGCAAGCAGGTGGCTGGCGGGGTGGCAGTGGGGAAATAAAGCAGCATGACCTCTGCCTTTTGCCTTCCCCACACcttaccccctgctgcctgttccACTTGTATCCCATGGTGCCTACCCAACCCATCAGTTCATGCAcacccagcacctgcccctactgtttttgcccctcactcctccatGCCTActcccctgcctggtccccagctgctgtcttctctctcctgctgtctgtgcaccccacagcctctgcctctttGCCCCACTCCCCGACCACTTACCCTCCAGCTCCCCTCCAAGCCAGGGCATAGAGTTGCTCCAGCCGCAGCCTGGTTATGCAGgtgttgcagcagcagctccagtcagagtccatgctggagctgctgccactgctactgtacTGGGCTGGAGCAACCATGTGCTCTGTGTCCCTGGCTGGAGTGGGACTGGAACCAGGGGGCTAGCCAGTCGGAAGGAGGAAAGGAGGtaggggggaggctgcagctctCGCCCCAACCCCAGGTCAGGGCTGCAgatagagctgcagcagctgcctgccccactgccatctTGTACTCCAGTCCAAggtaagggtttttttcctcccatatTAAATAaagaacctcatcttggattcaagtaaatacaacaACTAAAAAGTGACAATAGAAGGCCACCTGGCCATCAACTCAAGATAGAAAAGTACTATTATGTAGATCAGTACAGACAGATTAGACTAGAAAGGGTATATGGTTTTATACTCAAGAATGTAAGCCAACTGCTAATTAGTAAGAGTTGGAAATAGACTTGCTGCTGTCAGAAACAGGATTAGAAGGACCACAGCTATGATCCAGTATGGCAATTTCTGTATTCCTCAAAGTTCTTGGGTTTATTCCAGATTGCCAGTAATATTAATTTGTGTATGTGTGAAGTTAAGATGTATAAGATGCATAAGCATAGCTTATTTAAAGTAAATGTAGTTTGAATTAAAGAAaggtataaaaataataaaagaataatATTGGATAATTAAATTTGCTTGTTTGTAATATGTTACTATCTTATGAAACTAATCCATTTTCATGAGTACTACAACTTTAGAAGAATATTTAAAtgtatatgattttttaaaaatatatatgaattATGTTACGCCTTTTTATTTTCATCCCATTTAGATCATCAGTGCATGGAGTTTCCTTTGACATTTCTTTTGATAAAGAAAATAGCATTCAGATATCTACTCCAAATAGAGGAATTACTAGATCTGTTAGTAATGAAGGTCTTGCACAAAATAACACCCGCGTGCCCAAACACATTAGGAAAAATCTGTCCTTTAAGCCAGTAAATGGTGAAGAGGAAACTCAAGATATTGAAGAGGAAAAGGACATAGTATCTCCTACCGACCCAGAAGTCAGTGCATCTCTAAATACAAATCAAAGAAATGCCAATGAAAACAACCAGTACAGGCTTCCAAATGGAGCTTTGCAAAACAGGGCAATTTTGGATGATTTTGGCAATCAGATTGAGACCCCAAGCATTGAAGAAGCTTTGCAGATAATACATGACACTGAAAAATCTCCTGGTGTTATCCAGCCAGACCAAATAACAAATGGGTTCTTTCTTCATAACCAGGAAATGAGCATTTTTAACTCAAACATTAAACTAAATCAGCCTAGTCCTGATATCATCATAGACACAAAAGGTGCTCTGAGTCCAGTGACTGACAATACTGAAGTGGACACTGGAATACATGTTCCATCAGAAGATATTCCTGAAACTATGGATGAGGATTCTTCTTTGAGGGATTACACGGTGAGCATGGACTCTGACATGGAAGAACCATCTAAATTTCTTCAAGATTATGATGTACGAGCTAGTAACCAGAGAGAGCAATTAAGTCCCTGTCCAAGCTCAATAAGTACCAAATCACAAGCAGGCAGCAGTGCTTCTTCAAGCTCAGGAGTGAAAATGACCAGCTTTGCAGAGCAGAAATTTAGGAAACTGAATCATACGGATAGCAGAAGTAGTGGAAGCAGTTCGCAGAAAACTACCCCAGAAGGTTCTGAGCTGAATATTCCTCATGTAGTTGCTTGGGCTCACATACCCGAGGAAACGCCCCTTCCTCAAGCAAGAGACACTACGCAGTTGTTGGCCTCTGAAATGGTCCATCTTAGGATGAAACTGGAGGAAAAAAGGCGAGCCATTGAAGCTCAGAAAAAGAAAGTTGAAGCTGCCTTCACtaagcagaggcagaaaatggGAAGAACAGCATTTCTGAACGTGGTGAAAAAGAAAGGGGATGGAGTATCACCTTTTCGAGAAGAAGCCGTCGGAGCTGAAGATGAGAAATCCTTCACTGAAAGTAGTagactgaaagaaaaagaagctcAAAAACCAGGTGAACGAACTAGTAAAACTATGGAGGTAATAAAGGAAAACACTGAAAATTCTCAGTCCAAGAACCCTGCCACACCTGTGGATTCTGAAAAGCAATGGAATTTGGCAAGTCCCTCAGAAGAAACTCTAAATGAAGGAGACATTTTAGAATATACAAAATCTATTGAAAAATTAAATTCTTCTCTACACTTCCTACAACAGGAAATGCAGCGCCTCTCCCTTCAACAAGAGATGTTGATGCAAATGCGGGAGCAGCAAGCCTGGGTTATTTcacctcctcagccttctcctcaGAAGCAAATTCGAGAGCTTAAATCTTCATCGAGGCAAACAGGATCATCATCTCCCACTGCATCATTTTCCGTGGAATCTCCTCGCCCTACTCATCAATCCCCGCAGTCTTCTAACAGAAAAAATGCCTCTTTTCCCATTAAGATGCAAAGGACTCCTAGGCCAAATGAACTGAAAATAACACCTTTAAATCGCACCTTGACTGCTCCACGGTCTGTGGACAGTCTTCCTCGTTTAAGAAGATTTTCTCCAAGTCAGGTTCCCATTCAGACTAGATCATTTGTTTGCTTTGGGGATGATGGGGAGCGTGTAGCCGAACCTCAGTTAAAGGGAAACCTTTTGAAAGAAGTCAAATCGAAAGAGGAAATAGCAAAAgaagaacaacaaaaacaaaaagggacTTTGGAGGCACGTGAACAAAAATCAGAAGAGAAGGAGCTCAAGCCTGTTGAATCTAAGGTTTCTGAAGTGTTATCTCAGCCAATCACAGAAACTGTCTGCCTCACACCAAATGAAGATCAGCTGAGCCAACCAGTTTTGCCAACTCTCACTCCTAAAACAGCTAATTTAATTGAAGTTTCCCTCTCGGATTTAAAACCACCTGAAAAGGCTGAAGTCTCTGAGAAATATGAAGGTGAGAGTGATAGAGAACAATTCGAGGATGACCAAAAAGTGTGTTGTGGATTCTTTTTTAAGGTAAGTGAACTAAAATGGTACATGTTTGTTGGGCAAGTTATCTTTTTCCAAGGGAGCTTTTTAATTCAGAGATGGCACTTCAGTAACCACTGAGGTCAGTGCTTCAGAGTGCTGTGATGTCCTTGGTATTTGACTCTAAAACCTTCACAGCTCATGCTTGGTTTGGGACCATTGGAGCTTTCATAGCAATTTTGAATACAGAAGAGCTCTTCAAATTAACAGTCTTAAAAAAGTGTTTCAGAAGTATTGGGGGTCAGGAAGATGTTTTAATGaatgtagatttttttatttttttttttaccataaattATTAATGCACACACTTAATAAGCTGCCTACCCCTCACCTTATCCCAGAATTGTAAATAAGATCTTGGAAATTTCTCCTTGGAGTACCTATCTTCTTagagtttattttaaaagtggCATATTTTTAtgtctatttaaaaatataagacTGTGTactaaaatatttctatttaagCAGAATTTCAGTCAAAGcgtgtttttgttttattttgtgttgttgttttgttgggtttttttaaaggtagtTTGAATGCTAGAAGCTAACAATGTTTTGAATGCAGGCGTCAAAGCTTTTCTTGGAGGGCAAAAGATTTTGCATTCCACTGAGTCATTTATCTAAAGTacgggcaggcaaaatatggcccatgggctggatctggcccaccaggctatttcatccagcccataggcaggtgcctaccaattcactgtatccagcctggccccaggctgcccctcctgggctcaaaTGGGGCCAAGCCCTGTCTGCTTCTACAGGGGCAGTCCATGCTCTGCTCCCACCCTTGCCTGTGGGatgaccctgaccctggccctgcaggtggagaagtggtggcag
Encoded here:
- the CAMSAP2 gene encoding calmodulin-regulated spectrin-associated protein 2 isoform X1, which codes for MGDAADSRELRKTFLVPAIKPFDHYDFARAKIACNLAWLVAKAFGTENVPEELREPFYTDQYDQEHIKPPVVNLLLSAELYCRAGSLILKSDAAKPLVGHDAVIQALAQKGLYVTDQEKLVTERDLHKKPIQMSAHLAMIDTLMMAYTVEMISIEKVIACAQQYSSFFQATDLPYDIEDAVMYWINKVNQHLKDILEQEQKLKEHHGIETPMGQKSPTKWFWKLVPARYRKEQTLLKQLPCIPLVENLLKDGTDGCALAALIHFYCPDIVKLEDICLKETLSLADSLYNLQLIQEFCQEYLNQCCHFTLEDMLYAASSVKSNYLVFMAELFWWFEVVKPSFVQPRVVVHPQAESVKDASTSRFNANRRNYMGGSCDSDFIASVEGQTFTPSHQLMPSRHTHQQPYSSAPGVIRRSTSMSYMDGYVGTWPKEKRSSVHGVSFDISFDKENSIQISTPNRGITRSVSNEGLAQNNTRVPKHIRKNLSFKPVNGEEETQDIEEEKDIVSPTDPEVSASLNTNQRNANENNQYRLPNGALQNRAILDDFGNQIETPSIEEALQIIHDTEKSPGVIQPDQITNGFFLHNQEMSIFNSNIKLNQPSPDIIIDTKGALSPVTDNTEVDTGIHVPSEDIPETMDEDSSLRDYTVSMDSDMEEPSKFLQDYDVRASNQREQLSPCPSSISTKSQAGSSASSSSGVKMTSFAEQKFRKLNHTDSRSSGSSSQKTTPEGSELNIPHVVAWAHIPEETPLPQARDTTQLLASEMVHLRMKLEEKRRAIEAQKKKVEAAFTKQRQKMGRTAFLNVVKKKGDGVSPFREEAVGAEDEKSFTESSRLKEKEAQKPGERTSKTMEVIKENTENSQSKNPATPVDSEKQWNLASPSEETLNEGDILEYTKSIEKLNSSLHFLQQEMQRLSLQQEMLMQMREQQAWVISPPQPSPQKQIRELKSSSRQTGSSSPTASFSVESPRPTHQSPQSSNRKNASFPIKMQRTPRPNELKITPLNRTLTAPRSVDSLPRLRRFSPSQVPIQTRSFVCFGDDGERVAEPQLKGNLLKEVKSKEEIAKEEQQKQKGTLEAREQKSEEKELKPVESKVSEVLSQPITETVCLTPNEDQLSQPVLPTLTPKTANLIEVSLSDLKPPEKAEVSEKYEGESDREQFEDDQKVCCGFFFKDDQKAENDMAVKRAALLEKRLRRERETLLRKQQLEAELEHKKEETRRKTEEERQKKEDDRARREFIKQEYMRRKQLKLMEEMDTVIKPRPHSSKQKKPRPKSIHRDHIESPKTPVKGPPGSQLYRVFSVSSLSLASLNTGDNESVQSGKRTPRSESVEGFLSPSRCGSRNGEKDWENASTTSSVASATEYTGPKLYKEPSAKSNKHIIQNALAHCCLAGKVNEGQKKKILEEMEKSDANNFLILFRDSGCQFRSLYTYCPDTEEINKLTGIGPKSITKKMIEGLYKYNSDRKQFSHIPAKTLSASVDAITIHSHLWQTKRPVTPKKLLSTKA
- the CAMSAP2 gene encoding calmodulin-regulated spectrin-associated protein 2 isoform X4 yields the protein MGDAADSRELRKTFLVPAIKPFDHYDFARAKIACNLAWLVAKAFGTENVPEELREPFYTDQYDQEHIKPPVVNLLLSAELYCRAGSLILKSDAAKPLVGHDAVIQALAQKGLYVTDQEKLVTERDLHKKPIQMSAHLAMIDTLMMAYTVEMISIEKVIACAQQYSSFFQATDLPYDIEDAVMYWINKVNQHLKDILEQEQKLKEHHGIETPMGQKARYRKEQTLLKQLPCIPLVENLLKDGTDGCALAALIHFYCPDIVKLEDICLKETLSLADSLYNLQLIQEFCQEYLNQCCHFTLEDMLYAASSVKSNYLVFMAELFWWFEVVKPSFVQPRVVVHPQAESVKDASTSRFNANRRNYMGGSCDSDFIASVEGQTFTPSHQLMPSRHTHQQPYSSAPGVIRRSTSMSYMDGYVGTWPKEKRSSVHGVSFDISFDKENSIQISTPNRGITRSVSNEGLAQNNTRVPKHIRKNLSFKPVNGEEETQDIEEEKDIVSPTDPEVSASLNTNQRNANENNQYRLPNGALQNRAILDDFGNQIETPSIEEALQIIHDTEKSPGVIQPDQITNGFFLHNQEMSIFNSNIKLNQPSPDIIIDTKGALSPVTDNTEVDTGIHVPSEDIPETMDEDSSLRDYTVSMDSDMEEPSKFLQDYDVRASNQREQLSPCPSSISTKSQAGSSASSSSGVKMTSFAEQKFRKLNHTDSRSSGSSSQKTTPEGSELNIPHVVAWAHIPEETPLPQARDTTQLLASEMVHLRMKLEEKRRAIEAQKKKVEAAFTKQRQKMGRTAFLNVVKKKGDGVSPFREEAVGAEDEKSFTESSRLKEKEAQKPGERTSKTMEVIKENTENSQSKNPATPVDSEKQWNLASPSEETLNEGDILEYTKSIEKLNSSLHFLQQEMQRLSLQQEMLMQMREQQAWVISPPQPSPQKQIRELKSSSRQTGSSSPTASFSVESPRPTHQSPQSSNRKNASFPIKMQRTPRPNELKITPLNRTLTAPRSVDSLPRLRRFSPSQVPIQTRSFVCFGDDGERVAEPQLKGNLLKEVKSKEEIAKEEQQKQKGTLEAREQKSEEKELKPVESKVSEVLSQPITETVCLTPNEDQLSQPVLPTLTPKTANLIEVSLSDLKPPEKAEVSEKYEGESDREQFEDDQKVCCGFFFKDDQKAENDMAVKRAALLEKRLRRERETLLRKQQLEAELEHKKEETRRKTEEERQKKEDDRARREFIKQEYMRRKQLKLMEEMDTVIKPRPHSSKQKKPRPKSIHRDHIESPKTPVKGPPVSSLSLASLNTGDNESVQSGKRTPRSESVEGFLSPSRCGSRNGEKDWENASTTSSVASATEYTGPKLYKEPSAKSNKHIIQNALAHCCLAGKVNEGQKKKILEEMEKSDANNFLILFRDSGCQFRSLYTYCPDTEEINKLTGIGPKSITKKMIEGLYKYNSDRKQFSHIPAKTLSASVDAITIHSHLWQTKRPVTPKKLLSTKA
- the CAMSAP2 gene encoding calmodulin-regulated spectrin-associated protein 2 isoform X2, producing MGDAADSRELRKTFLVPAIKPFDHYDFARAKIACNLAWLVAKAFGTENVPEELREPFYTDQYDQEHIKPPVVNLLLSAELYCRAGSLILKSDAAKPLVGHDAVIQALAQKGLYVTDQEKLVTERDLHKKPIQMSAHLAMIDTLMMAYTVEMISIEKVIACAQQYSSFFQATDLPYDIEDAVMYWINKVNQHLKDILEQEQKLKEHHGIETPMGQKSPTKWFWKLVPARYRKEQTLLKQLPCIPLVENLLKDGTDGCALAALIHFYCPDIVKLEDICLKETLSLADSLYNLQLIQEFCQEYLNQCCHFTLEDMLYAASSVKSNYLVFMAELFWWFEVVKPSFVQPRVVVHPQAESVKDASTSRFNANRRNYMGGSCDSDFIASVEGQTFTPSHQLMPSRHTHQQPYSSAPGVIRRSTSMSYMDGYVGTWPKEKRSSVHGVSFDISFDKENSIQISTPNRGITRSVSNEGLAQNNTRVPKHIRKNLSFKPVNGEEETQDIEEEKDIVSPTDPEVSASLNTNQRNANENNQYRLPNGALQNRAILDDFGNQIETPSIEEALQIIHDTEKSPGVIQPDQITNGFFLHNQEMSIFNSNIKLNQPSPDIIIDTKGALSPVTDNTEVDTGIHVPSEDIPETMDEDSSLRDYTVSMDSDMEEPSKFLQDYDVRASNQREQLSPCPSSISTKSQAGSSASSSSGVKMTSFAEQKFRKLNHTDSRSSGSSSQKTTPEGSELNIPHVVAWAHIPEETPLPQARDTTQLLASEMVHLRMKLEEKRRAIEAQKKKVEAAFTKQRQKMGRTAFLNVVKKKGDGVSPFREEAVGAEDEKSFTESSRLKEKEAQKPGERTSKTMEVIKENTENSQSKNPATPVDSEKQWNLASPSEETLNEGDILEYTKSIEKLNSSLHFLQQEMQRLSLQQEMLMQMREQQAWVISPPQPSPQKQIRELKSSSRQTGSSSPTASFSVESPRPTHQSPQSSNRKNASFPIKMQRTPRPNELKITPLNRTLTAPRSVDSLPRLRRFSPSQVPIQTRSFVCFGDDGERVAEPQLKGNLLKEVKSKEEIAKEEQQKQKGTLEAREQKSEEKELKPVESKVSEVLSQPITETVCLTPNEDQLSQPVLPTLTPKTANLIEVSLSDLKPPEKAEVSEKYEGESDREQFEDDQKVCCGFFFKDDQKAENDMAVKRAALLEKRLRRERETLLRKQQLEAELEHKKEETRRKTEEERQKKEDDRARREFIKQEYMRRKQLKLMEEMDTVIKPRPHSSKQKKPRPKSIHRDHIESPKTPVKGPPVSSLSLASLNTGDNESVQSGKRTPRSESVEGFLSPSRCGSRNGEKDWENASTTSSVASATEYTGPKLYKEPSAKSNKHIIQNALAHCCLAGKVNEGQKKKILEEMEKSDANNFLILFRDSGCQFRSLYTYCPDTEEINKLTGIGPKSITKKMIEGLYKYNSDRKQFSHIPAKTLSASVDAITIHSHLWQTKRPVTPKKLLSTKA